The following proteins come from a genomic window of Vallitaleaceae bacterium 9-2:
- a CDS encoding acyl carrier protein codes for MEFSKLQDIIVEELGVDAEEVTMEATFADDLGADSLDLFELVMSIEDTFGVAIPNEELANIKTVKDAVDYIEANDK; via the coding sequence ATGGAATTTTCAAAATTACAAGATATTATCGTAGAAGAACTAGGTGTCGATGCAGAAGAGGTGACTATGGAAGCAACATTTGCAGATGATTTAGGTGCGGATTCATTAGACCTTTTTGAATTAGTGATGTCCATTGAAGACACATTTGGTGTAGCGATTCCTAATGAAGAGCTTGCGAACATTAAAACGGTTAAAGATGCGGTAGACTACATCGAAGCTAACGATAAGTAA
- the fabD gene encoding ACP S-malonyltransferase, with protein sequence MKKIAFIFPGQGAQHTGMGLDLVEKSEEAKKCFDTADGLLDFDLYDLCANQKAPIDQTAYTQPALVAVSICLLNELRRHVDIVPDYVAGLSLGEYSALVAADILSYTDAIELVRKRGLYMEEAGRKVQGGMAAIVKADQGHIEELCAKDPGVVGIANYNSPVQVVISGEEDAVQRVSSILMEEKIRVIPLQVSGAFHSPLMETAAEKFEKALESIQIDTGKIPYITNVTGEIVSDTSTTKHLLVEQLKGAVLWEKSVRTMIDHGVDTFVEIGPGNTLAGLIKKIDRKVKVLNLNSYEAINTVVDAIKGV encoded by the coding sequence ATGAAGAAGATAGCATTTATTTTTCCGGGACAGGGAGCGCAGCACACAGGAATGGGACTTGATTTGGTGGAAAAATCCGAAGAGGCGAAGAAGTGCTTTGACACGGCGGATGGATTATTAGATTTTGACTTATATGATTTGTGCGCCAATCAAAAGGCACCCATTGATCAAACGGCATACACCCAACCTGCATTGGTAGCGGTATCAATTTGTCTTCTTAACGAGTTAAGACGGCACGTGGATATTGTACCGGATTATGTTGCCGGACTTAGTCTAGGTGAATACAGCGCCCTTGTTGCTGCAGATATTTTATCTTATACGGATGCGATAGAGCTTGTTCGAAAACGTGGATTATACATGGAAGAAGCCGGACGCAAGGTTCAAGGTGGTATGGCAGCAATTGTCAAAGCAGATCAAGGACACATTGAGGAGCTTTGTGCTAAGGATCCAGGCGTTGTAGGTATTGCCAATTATAATAGCCCTGTACAAGTTGTTATATCGGGAGAAGAAGATGCTGTCCAACGTGTTTCCTCTATACTTATGGAAGAAAAAATACGTGTAATTCCTTTGCAAGTGAGTGGTGCATTTCACTCACCGCTTATGGAAACAGCAGCAGAAAAATTTGAAAAAGCGCTTGAATCTATTCAAATAGATACAGGTAAAATACCTTATATCACCAATGTTACCGGAGAAATTGTCTCAGATACAAGTACAACAAAACATTTGTTGGTGGAACAGTTAAAAGGTGCAGTCCTTTGGGAAAAATCGGTTCGAACAATGATTGATCATGGGGTGGACACCTTTGTAGAGATTGGACCAGGCAATACACTAGCAGGTCTGATTAAAAAAATTGACCGTAAGGTAAAGGTACTTAATTTAAATTCCTATGAGGCCATAAATACTGTTGTCGATGCGATAAAGGGAGTGTAA
- the fabG gene encoding 3-oxoacyl-[acyl-carrier-protein] reductase — translation MDKKVALITGGSRGIGKEIALTLGKNAYHVIINYRSREDEALKVLDEVIASGGSGSIFQSDISNYTETETMMKEIVKEYGGIDLLVNNAGITKDQLMLRMTEADFSSVIDINLKGAFNCVKHVTRSMFKKRSGCIINISSVIGLVGNVGQVNYAASKAGIIGMTKALAKEYAARGIRVNAVAPGFIDTEMTDVLSDEIKEAILDKIPLHTLGQPKDVANMVNFLASDQAKYITGQVIAVDGGMTM, via the coding sequence ATGGATAAGAAAGTTGCCCTGATTACAGGGGGAAGTCGTGGTATTGGAAAAGAGATTGCATTAACACTAGGAAAAAATGCATATCATGTCATTATTAATTATCGCTCACGTGAAGACGAAGCGTTGAAGGTATTGGATGAAGTTATTGCCAGTGGTGGAAGCGGAAGTATTTTTCAAAGCGATATCAGCAATTATACAGAGACAGAGACCATGATGAAAGAAATTGTCAAAGAATATGGTGGCATTGACCTTTTAGTAAACAATGCAGGAATCACAAAAGATCAATTGATGCTTCGCATGACAGAAGCAGATTTTTCCAGTGTTATTGATATTAATTTAAAAGGCGCATTTAACTGTGTTAAACATGTAACGCGTTCTATGTTTAAAAAGCGTTCAGGATGTATTATCAATATCAGTTCGGTTATCGGTCTTGTCGGTAATGTGGGACAAGTCAACTATGCCGCATCAAAAGCCGGAATCATCGGTATGACTAAAGCTTTAGCCAAGGAATATGCAGCACGTGGAATACGTGTTAATGCAGTTGCACCTGGCTTTATTGATACAGAAATGACGGATGTATTATCCGATGAAATAAAAGAAGCAATTTTGGATAAAATTCCTTTACATACATTAGGACAGCCAAAAGATGTTGCGAATATGGTGAACTTCTTGGCGTCTGATCAAGCAAAATATATTACAGGACAAGTAATCGCTGTTGACGGCGGAATGACAATGTAA
- the accB gene encoding acetyl-CoA carboxylase biotin carboxyl carrier protein — MNTSEVLNMIQVLKDTGYRHIDVVHEGSHIILSNAEMLSQTAQSLGMPMSSAPTSTVATPAMPQTPQSVKVESLDSAINVVEDAQASEPIQGGHLVESPIVGTYYNAPSPEADPYVCVGSKVKKGDVLCIIEAMKLMNEIEADQEGEIVEILVENEQGVEYGQPLFRIV, encoded by the coding sequence ATGAATACTTCAGAAGTATTAAATATGATTCAGGTACTAAAAGATACAGGATATAGACATATAGATGTCGTCCATGAAGGCTCACATATTATTTTATCAAATGCAGAGATGCTTTCACAAACGGCTCAATCTTTAGGGATGCCTATGTCATCAGCGCCCACATCGACAGTGGCAACACCGGCAATGCCTCAGACGCCACAAAGTGTAAAGGTAGAGTCGTTAGATAGTGCTATAAACGTTGTGGAAGATGCACAAGCATCGGAGCCGATTCAAGGAGGACATCTTGTCGAATCGCCTATTGTAGGTACATATTATAATGCACCAAGCCCTGAAGCGGACCCTTATGTTTGTGTGGGAAGCAAGGTGAAAAAAGGAGATGTGCTTTGCATTATTGAAGCGATGAAGCTGATGAATGAAATTGAAGCAGATCAAGAAGGTGAGATTGTTGAAATCCTTGTCGAAAATGAACAAGGAGTTGAATATGGTCAACCTTTATTTAGGATTGTTTAG
- a CDS encoding ketoacyl-ACP synthase III: MYHGKIVGTGSFLPDFIVTNDDLAKVVETSDEWIYTRTGIKERRIAKDYDVHDMAARAAQKALDQSGVQAQEIDMIVVATVTSDYSMPSVACMVQGEISAHQAFAFDLQAACSGFVYGLDVIEQFIQTGKVKKALLIGVEKLSQVLNWQDRSTCVLFGDGAGAVVIEATQEKTGVMDIYNKSIGTDWNVLTSKIRHNDTPYYQQGSDNYLKMDGQQVFQFACKKVPEIFSELMEKNDIQLSEVDLYVLHQANSRIIERVAKKMGQPMDKFYMNIEKCGNTSAATIPIALDELNAEGKLAGKTVGISGFGAGLTYGAAFIQFQ; the protein is encoded by the coding sequence ATGTATCATGGAAAAATAGTTGGAACAGGAAGTTTTTTGCCTGATTTCATTGTGACCAATGATGATTTAGCCAAGGTGGTTGAAACTTCAGATGAATGGATTTATACACGAACAGGTATAAAAGAACGACGAATTGCCAAAGACTACGATGTGCATGACATGGCAGCAAGAGCAGCTCAAAAAGCATTAGACCAAAGTGGTGTACAGGCCCAAGAGATAGATATGATTGTTGTTGCGACAGTTACGTCAGACTATTCGATGCCATCGGTTGCGTGTATGGTTCAAGGTGAGATAAGTGCACATCAGGCATTTGCTTTTGATTTGCAAGCAGCGTGTTCAGGATTTGTATATGGCTTAGATGTGATTGAGCAATTTATTCAAACAGGCAAAGTAAAGAAGGCTTTATTAATTGGCGTTGAGAAGTTAAGCCAAGTGCTTAACTGGCAAGACCGCTCGACATGTGTTTTATTTGGAGATGGCGCTGGAGCTGTGGTGATTGAAGCAACACAAGAAAAGACAGGCGTTATGGATATATACAACAAATCCATTGGAACGGATTGGAACGTATTAACATCAAAGATTCGACATAATGACACACCCTATTATCAACAAGGGAGCGATAATTATTTAAAGATGGATGGACAGCAAGTTTTTCAGTTTGCTTGTAAAAAAGTTCCGGAAATCTTTAGCGAACTGATGGAAAAAAATGATATCCAGCTATCAGAGGTTGATTTGTATGTGCTTCATCAAGCCAATAGTCGAATTATTGAACGTGTGGCAAAAAAAATGGGACAACCCATGGATAAATTCTATATGAATATTGAAAAATGCGGCAATACATCCGCAGCAACCATCCCCATTGCATTAGATGAACTAAATGCAGAAGGAAAACTTGCAGGCAAGACCGTAGGTATATCGGGATTTGGTGCAGGCTTGACGTATGGAGCAGCTTTTATTCAATTTCAATAA
- the fabF gene encoding beta-ketoacyl-ACP synthase II → MRRVVVTGLGAITPIGLDAETYWNNLKEGVVGIGPITHFDTSDFTVKLAGEVKGFDPKEYMDRKNARKYDVFSQFAIAAAKEALKHSGLDLASEDLYRIGVIVASGIGGLGTMEKEEQKLIEKGPSRVSPSLIPKIITNMAAGNIAIEIGVKGINTNIVTACASATHSIGEAFRNIKYGVADAIFCGGTESSIVPLGIAGFANMTALSTNEDPNTASRPFDKERDGFVMGEGAGVLLLEEYEHAKARGANILAEIVGYGATCDAYHLTSPDPEGTGAGKAMEFAMAEARIEPKQVQYINAHGTSTPYNDHFETLAIKRAFGDHAYKLKVNSTKSMTGHLLGAAGGVEAVATVKTLVDQFIHPTMGYQTPDENCDLDYVPNQGIATTVEYAISNSLGFGGHNASLLFKRI, encoded by the coding sequence ATGAGAAGAGTAGTTGTTACAGGACTAGGAGCAATAACACCTATCGGTCTTGATGCAGAGACTTATTGGAATAATTTAAAAGAGGGTGTGGTTGGTATTGGACCCATCACCCATTTTGACACCAGTGATTTTACCGTAAAACTTGCAGGAGAAGTCAAAGGCTTTGATCCTAAAGAATATATGGATCGAAAAAATGCTAGAAAATATGATGTGTTCTCTCAGTTTGCCATCGCAGCGGCCAAAGAAGCCCTTAAACATTCAGGGCTTGATTTGGCATCAGAAGATTTGTACCGTATCGGTGTGATTGTCGCTTCCGGTATTGGTGGACTAGGAACGATGGAAAAAGAAGAACAAAAATTGATTGAAAAGGGACCTTCACGTGTCTCACCATCACTAATACCTAAAATTATTACTAACATGGCAGCCGGTAACATTGCTATTGAGATTGGTGTAAAAGGGATTAATACCAACATTGTTACGGCGTGTGCCAGTGCAACACATTCGATTGGAGAAGCCTTTAGAAATATTAAATACGGTGTTGCCGATGCAATTTTTTGTGGTGGAACAGAAAGTTCGATTGTTCCTCTTGGTATTGCCGGATTTGCTAATATGACCGCACTATCGACCAACGAAGATCCTAATACAGCATCTCGTCCCTTTGATAAAGAGCGCGATGGATTTGTGATGGGTGAAGGTGCCGGAGTTTTGCTATTGGAAGAGTATGAACATGCAAAAGCACGTGGGGCCAATATTCTTGCAGAGATTGTAGGCTATGGTGCGACATGTGATGCATATCACTTGACTAGCCCGGACCCAGAAGGAACAGGAGCAGGTAAGGCAATGGAGTTTGCCATGGCAGAAGCGAGAATTGAGCCTAAGCAGGTACAATATATTAATGCTCATGGAACCAGTACGCCATACAATGACCATTTTGAAACCTTGGCAATTAAACGTGCGTTTGGCGACCACGCCTATAAGTTGAAAGTTAATTCAACAAAATCAATGACAGGGCATTTACTGGGGGCTGCAGGTGGAGTCGAAGCAGTGGCAACCGTAAAAACATTAGTGGACCAATTTATCCATCCGACGATGGGATATCAGACGCCAGATGAAAATTGCGATTTGGACTATGTTCCAAACCAAGGAATTGCTACGACGGTTGAATATGCTATCAGTAATTCATTAGGTTTTGGTGGTCATAATGCGAGTCTCTTATTCAAGCGGATATAG